A section of the Rhipicephalus sanguineus isolate Rsan-2018 chromosome 11, BIME_Rsan_1.4, whole genome shotgun sequence genome encodes:
- the LOC119373808 gene encoding uncharacterized protein LOC119373808, whose product MLSQKGPACSAAEQSAYLLSWFGEYSDLQRDDFLHVLAEKYTPLGPAGDGALGLSHLAIVNPDAPPSLFQCRMSLFDQWFQGWSDEDKASFLDRLRSLDPEFVDKLSSVPNGTADHSPTAPPMPPATTTVLVNHCTSVTVNGDSLKVDDDEEVEEEEEEEGNREVVSPTEEPQPMPRNVVSPSAGSVEEERVSPMGEKIEYEEQDELVL is encoded by the exons ATGCTGAGCCAGAAGGGCCCCGCGTGCAGCGCTGCCGAGCAGTCGGCTTACCTCCTTAGCTGGTTTGGCGAGTACAGCGACCTGCAGCGCGACGACTTCCTGCACGTACTGGCTGAGAAGTACACACCCCTCGGACCGGCCGGTGACGGCGCCCTGGGGCTGTCGCACCTCGCCATCGTGAACCCTGATGCGCCACCCTCTCTCTTCCAGTGCCGCATGAGCCTCTTTGACCAGTGGTTCCAG GGCTGGAGCGACGAGGACAAAGCGAGCTTTCTCGACAGACTACGTTCCCTCGATCCAGAGTTCGTCGACAAGCTCTCGTCCGTCCCCAACGGCACGGCGGATCACAGTCCAACCGCACCGCCGATGCCACCGGCGACGACGACAGTCTTGGTCAACCACTGCACGAGCGTGACGGTCAATGGGGATAGTCTCAAGGTCGATGACGACGAAGAGgtagaggaggaggaagaagaggaagggaACCGAGAGGTTGTCTCGCCGACGGAAGAACCGCAACCGATGCCGAGGAACGTTGTGTCACCGAGTGCCGGATCCGTCGAGGAGGAAAGAGTTTCACCCATGGGAGAAAAGATAGAATACGAGGAACAAGACGAGCTAGTGCTCTGA
- the LOC119374882 gene encoding uncharacterized protein C14orf119, with amino-acid sequence MRGGLAGTSRLEVSCVLHWFSLWNTAQREAFSATLLAHLAPPKEDPASELCGQLDALSLSRRNCPSVLHCQLSLCELYFASWGPEGQREFLHTLAQRDGPFVARFLGSLAQREPLLAQALAP; translated from the exons ATGAGGGGGGGCCTGGCTGGCACGAGCCGTCTCGAGGTGAGCTGTGTGCTGCATTGGTTCTCCCTGTGGAACACTGCCCAGAGGGAGGCCTTCTCTGCCACGCTTCTCGCCCACTTGGCACCCCCCAAGGAAGATCCCGCCA GTGAACTGTGTGGCCAGCTAGACGCACTGTCGCTTTCGCGCCGCAACTGTCCTTCGGTGCTGCACTGCCAGCTGTCCCTGTGCGAGCTCTACTTTGCCTCCTGGGGACCAGAGGGCCAGCGGGAGTTCCTGCATACCCTGGCGCAGCGTGACGGTCCTTTCGTGGCGCGCTTCCTCGGCTCCCTGGCACAACGAGAGCCCCTGCTGGCTCAGGCACTGGCcccgtga